In Pseudomonadota bacterium, the following are encoded in one genomic region:
- the tyrS gene encoding tyrosine--tRNA ligase: MFDEQLKIIKRGMEELISEEALIEKLRKKGKLRIKAGFDPTAPDLHLGHTVLINKLKHFQDQGHHIIFLIGDFTGMIGDPTGKNVTRPPLTKDEVASNAETYQNQVFKILDPTLTEIAFNSTWMDAFSSSEMIRLASSHTVARMLERDDFGKRYKSGQPIAIHEFLYPLVQGYDSVALEADVELGGTDQKFNLLVGRELQRDAGQDPQCILTMPLLEGLDGVNKMSKSLNNYIGIEDTPSDMFGKLMSISDDLMWRYIELLSFKSLAQVDLWKKEVAEGRNPRDIKITFSQEIVARFHDAEASVHALSDFESRFRQGGVPDEMNEFSLTADDGGLSVVNALKLSGLAASSSEAIRAIQQGGVRVNGDKVSDRAAVIMSGDTVVLQLGKRKFARIEVN; this comes from the coding sequence GATGGAGGAATTAATTTCTGAAGAAGCCTTAATCGAAAAATTAAGGAAAAAGGGCAAGTTGCGCATTAAGGCGGGCTTTGATCCTACTGCGCCTGATCTCCATCTTGGCCACACTGTTTTGATTAATAAATTGAAACATTTTCAGGATCAAGGGCACCACATTATTTTTTTGATCGGGGATTTCACAGGAATGATCGGTGATCCTACCGGAAAGAATGTTACGCGCCCGCCTCTCACTAAAGATGAAGTTGCCTCTAATGCTGAAACTTATCAAAACCAGGTTTTCAAAATCTTAGATCCAACTTTAACCGAGATAGCCTTCAATTCCACCTGGATGGATGCTTTTTCTTCTTCAGAGATGATCCGTTTGGCCTCAAGTCATACTGTCGCTCGGATGCTGGAGCGGGATGATTTTGGAAAGCGCTACAAGAGTGGGCAACCTATTGCGATTCATGAGTTCTTATATCCGCTTGTTCAGGGGTATGACTCGGTCGCTTTAGAGGCTGACGTGGAGTTAGGTGGCACCGATCAAAAGTTCAATTTATTGGTGGGTCGTGAGCTGCAGCGAGATGCGGGCCAAGACCCCCAGTGCATATTAACGATGCCCTTATTAGAGGGTTTGGATGGTGTCAATAAGATGTCTAAATCCTTAAATAACTATATTGGTATCGAAGATACGCCTTCGGATATGTTTGGTAAATTAATGTCAATTTCCGACGATTTAATGTGGCGCTATATTGAATTGCTCTCATTCAAGAGCCTGGCACAGGTTGACTTATGGAAGAAAGAGGTGGCGGAAGGAAGAAACCCGCGTGACATTAAAATAACGTTTTCCCAAGAAATCGTAGCGCGGTTTCATGATGCTGAGGCATCAGTGCACGCGTTGTCAGATTTTGAGTCAAGATTCAGGCAAGGCGGCGTCCCTGATGAGATGAATGAGTTTTCTCTAACCGCGGATGATGGGGGTTTGTCAGTAGTAAATGCGCTCAAGTTGTCTGGCCTCGCTGCCAGCTCCTCGGAAGCCATTAGGGCGATTCAGCAAGGTGGCGTGCGGGTTAACGGGGATAAAGTTTCTGATAGGGCGGCAGTAATTATGAGTGGTGACACGGTAGTATTACAGCTAGGAAAGCGTAAATTCGCAAGAATTGAAGTTAATTAA